The proteins below are encoded in one region of Oncorhynchus masou masou isolate Uvic2021 chromosome 15, UVic_Omas_1.1, whole genome shotgun sequence:
- the LOC135556702 gene encoding apoptosis-enhancing nuclease-like isoform X1, whose amino-acid sequence MLLHNVENARTRKKHQQRNGTEENIEMLDKLPERHTCLEVGSTLKPTDSWTNLVKCGVTPIVQGSLMAAFGDNRVANRQTSVGKKLVAAALSERWEVDSGFFSEASPPASGHRSSCQNMCPTNVVAIDCEMVGTGLGGRTSELARCSLVDYHGNVLYDKYIRPCQPVTDYRTRWSGIQRHHLQNALPYLEARTEILQILEGKVVIGHALYNDFLALDLTHPGHMIRDTSGTRLLRQLAGFSTKRCVSLKILTNGLLNRKIQVGRKGHSSVEDALASLDLYKLVEREWEQDMRDRMRDWDIGTLSDPATSNHYMQDQYWPEDLTEDSR is encoded by the exons AGCATCAACAAAGGAATGGGACAGAGGAAAACATTGAAATGCTGGACAAATTACCTGAGAGACACACCTGTCTAGAAGTTGGTAGCACCCTAAAACCCACAGACTCATGGACTAATTTGGTTAAATGTGGAGTAACCCCTATTGTACAGGGTTCGCTGATGGCTGCTTTTGGGGACAACAGGGTAGCCAACCGGCAGACTTCAGTAGGCAAAAAGCTGGTTGCGGCTGCTTTAAGTGAACGATGGGAGGTGGACAGCGGGTTCTTTTCTGAGGCCAGCCCACCAGCTAGTGGACACCGTTCTTCCTGCCAAAACATGTGCCCGACCAATGTGGTGGCAATAGACTGTGAGATGGTTGGCACTGGGCTAGGTGGGCGCACTAGTGAATTGGCACGCTGTAGCTTGGTGGATTACCATGGCAACGTCCTGTACGATAAGTACATCCGTCCGTGCCAGCCTGTGACCGACTACAGGACCCGTTGGAGTGGCATCCAGAGGCACCATTTACAGAACGCTCTGCCCTACCTAGAGGCTAGGACCGAG ATACTACAAATACTGGAGGGGAAAGTAGTGATTGGCCACGCTCTGTATAACGACTTCCTGGCCTTAGACTTGACACACCCAGGTCACATGATCAGGGACACCAGTGGCACACGTCTGCTCAGACAACTGGCTGGCTTCTCCACAAAGCGCTGCGTCTCACTCAAGATCCTGACAAACGGCCTCCTAAACAGGAAAATACAG GTTGGAAGAAAGGGCCACAGTTCAGTGGAGGATGCTCTGGCTTCTTTGGACCTGTATAAACTagtggagagggagtgggaacAGGACATGCGAGACAGAATGAGGGACTGGGACATAGGCACTCTATCAGACCCCGCTACCTCAAACCACTACATGCAGGACCAATACTGGCCAGAGGACTTGACTGAGGACAGTCGGTGA
- the LOC135556702 gene encoding apoptosis-enhancing nuclease-like isoform X2, producing the protein MSVEILQILEGKVVIGHALYNDFLALDLTHPGHMIRDTSGTRLLRQLAGFSTKRCVSLKILTNGLLNRKIQVGRKGHSSVEDALASLDLYKLVEREWEQDMRDRMRDWDIGTLSDPATSNHYMQDQYWPEDLTEDSR; encoded by the exons ATACTACAAATACTGGAGGGGAAAGTAGTGATTGGCCACGCTCTGTATAACGACTTCCTGGCCTTAGACTTGACACACCCAGGTCACATGATCAGGGACACCAGTGGCACACGTCTGCTCAGACAACTGGCTGGCTTCTCCACAAAGCGCTGCGTCTCACTCAAGATCCTGACAAACGGCCTCCTAAACAGGAAAATACAG GTTGGAAGAAAGGGCCACAGTTCAGTGGAGGATGCTCTGGCTTCTTTGGACCTGTATAAACTagtggagagggagtgggaacAGGACATGCGAGACAGAATGAGGGACTGGGACATAGGCACTCTATCAGACCCCGCTACCTCAAACCACTACATGCAGGACCAATACTGGCCAGAGGACTTGACTGAGGACAGTCGGTGA